In the genome of Thermococcus sp. Bubb.Bath, the window ATTATCCAGAGAGCCGGGAAGAAAGTGAAGCCAAAGATCCAAGTGAACGGCATCTTCCAGACACTGGCCCCGCTTGATGAGTTCTTCTCCTTCGGTATTTCGAAGTCCTCAACGAGGGCCCACCATATAGCCAGCATAACGTACATAACCACCGCGGAGAGCAGGAAAGTGTTCCTGACGGCTGACCAGGAGGCGTTGCTCCCACCGGCCAACTTAGCCAGGCTTATGCCATAGAGGCCGCCCCAGAATATTCCGGAGAGTATTATACCCTTTGCAAAGGGTCTCTCCGCTAGGAACAGCCTAGCTATCTGGTTGCTGAAAACGGCTATGAGGGCAACGATGAACCCCTGGAAAAAGCGCAGGGCGACGACGAGCCACCAGTTCCCCACGAAGGGTATCAAGAACTGAGGGATTGCCGCGAAGCTCACTATCAGGCCCACGCTCCTTTTGAACGAGCCTTTGAAGAGGCTGGTACCCCCAAGCAGGAACGCGACGAACAGGCCGACAACGTAAGCGTCCTGCTGGTAGGCGAGTGCACTTTCAGCTATCCCGTAGTGCGCTACAACGGCGTCCTTAAACTTCTCAAGCATGTGCATGGTTCCGAATCCTGACGCAACAACGAGCATGTTAATTAAGACGGTACCCCACCTGTTGCTCCCCATGTGTTTCCCTCCCAATCCTCAGAGTTTTTCAAGTGCTTTCTTCATCCTCTCAAGTGCCTCAAGCAGGAGCTCCTTTCTGGTGGCGTAG includes:
- a CDS encoding MFS transporter; the encoded protein is MGSNRWGTVLINMLVVASGFGTMHMLEKFKDAVVAHYGIAESALAYQQDAYVVGLFVAFLLGGTSLFKGSFKRSVGLIVSFAAIPQFLIPFVGNWWLVVALRFFQGFIVALIAVFSNQIARLFLAERPFAKGIILSGIFWGGLYGISLAKLAGGSNASWSAVRNTFLLSAVVMYVMLAIWWALVEDFEIPKEKNSSSGASVWKMPFTWIFGFTFFPALWIIFTFGSFTLNHASFTDAQNDNLVRALEVSMGLWSIIMGYLGYRLSVRNTSNRGLFKAIVSVMTLSYAATFLGLLVVWKGVTGSEYALALLGFVIAGIVQGTGPAFWTTAPATYPKEIYPEASFALGLISNSANAVAPNVMFVLVSGFSTGMVIYLAMALLGILLPLVSFKMKLPVEGA